In Hwangdonia lutea, a single window of DNA contains:
- a CDS encoding BrxA/BrxB family bacilliredoxin, producing the protein MYPAELVKPMREDLTNVGFEELQTAEAVDAALAKEGTTLVVVNSVCGCAAANARPGARMSLQNAKRPDHITTVFAGVDKEAVDKAREYMIPFPPSSPCVALFKDGELVHMLERHHIEGRPAELIAENLVDAYNTHC; encoded by the coding sequence CAGCAGAATTAGTAAAACCAATGCGCGAAGATTTAACCAATGTTGGTTTTGAAGAGTTACAAACTGCCGAGGCTGTTGATGCTGCTTTAGCAAAGGAAGGAACGACTTTAGTGGTTGTAAATTCGGTTTGCGGTTGTGCAGCGGCCAATGCGCGCCCAGGGGCGAGAATGAGTTTACAAAACGCCAAACGACCAGACCATATAACCACTGTTTTTGCAGGTGTTGATAAGGAAGCTGTTGATAAGGCTCGAGAATATATGATTCCGTTTCCTCCAAGTTCACCATGTGTGGCCTTGTTTAAAGATGGCGAATTGGTGCACATGTTAGAGCGCCACCACATTGAAGGCAGACCAGCAGAATTAATTGCAGAAAACTTGGTTGACGCCTATAATACGCATTGTTAA